The nucleotide sequence AGAGAGGAACGAGAGATGAAGGGATGGGGAGCAGGCTTCCACGAGCCATTAGCGGGTATAATGAGACAAGCCAGCGGCTGTCACTCAGCCTAATTGGTCACCTTGATTAGAAACTCCGCTCATGCACAGATTTCACTGGCATTAATGTAGGTCATTGGGGTTGTCAGGAGACGGAATGAGGGGAATGTAAGGCTTCTGTCTTAGCAGATGAAGAGAAATACCACTCCTGGACTGTCCACTACACTTTTGGGCTTTCAGCTTTACGTTCACAAAAATAGTTTGGTTGCAGTTTAGAAGTTTATTCACAGTTGAGACACAATAGGAAGCAGAAAGAAATGTATTGAGcttggtttgtgtttttagaTGAGCAATTGGACCATCTGCATTGATATTCTACGGCGTTAAAGTGTATTGAAtagactcatttttcaagttttaaaaTTGTTTCTACATCCTTGAGTGTGCTCTATacgtattctgaatgtaatagCGAAGAGGCTTTAAATTCACTGATACTTAAGTTTAACAGTTCATTAGGAACTTTTTTAGAAGTAGTAGAAAATGTGCATGCAGTGCATGAGTTAGTCCCATCATTGATccatttttttaaccatcaacCAGTCGTCCAACatatttttatgtgtgtgaCGTCCTCTACCAAAAATGTTATCTTTCAACTTTCTAGAAGGGCTTTTCTGACGTAAGAACTAGGTTTTTATGTTTACATGACTCCATTTGAATCCAtccagaaacaaagaaaacctcaCTGTTTACTGAAGCATTaggaaatgtttcaaaaattaaaagtgGCACTCTGGTTGTTTTTGCCACTTGATGCTACGGCGTTTCACTAAAATTCAGTTTTGGCTTCACGCAGTCTGTTATATACTTCACTTTACTATAATCAAAAAGAACAGGAAGTGTTGTTTTCAGTAAGGCATGTTGTAATAGTCATAAATCAGTTCAGAATTCATGGGTTTTACTTCCTCTAACAATACAGTCAAAACACTCTTAACAGGATGTGTAATTTAACCCTTACATAGTTTTTGCTGCGTACTTCTCTTCTGTTGGACCGTTTATGATAGCTGAAGAATTTATTATTATGGTCCTCCGGACTTCTGCAGTCAAAGAACAGACTGACCAGAGTCTCACATCACTTTGAACTGGAACCAGCCAGAATGCACAATAATACTGATGGAGATTGCCAGATATTGAAAGCTGAAGTTATCTTTGAATAAGGTGCAGAGGCACTCATTGCACATAATGACGATTCCGTAAAAAATAAATGCTGAATATAATAACAGTCATAAGAGATTTTAATTGAAACGCTGCGCCTTTTTCCCGTGGTTGTCTTAGTGACCCTGTTGCCTGCGTGACGAGGAAGTCAAGCGGTTCCTCATTTGCTCACAGATCGATACATTTCTTTGCAGAGTGTCCGGTAAGATGAGTGGCAGCAACATGGAGCTGGACCGCTGCAGTCAGCAGGGCTCGGCGTGGAGCCCCACTTCCTCCCTGCGgggcctgagcagcagcagcctgccgACCGCCTCCACCGACAACCTGACAGCTGACGCCGGTAAGTGTCACCTTGGAACAAGTTTACAGGTGTTTGAGTGGTGCGTTTGTATTCGGCGCAACGGAAACACACATCAAGTGATTGTGTGTAAATGGTATGAAAAGGTCAGGACCTGACGTCTGAAGGGCTCTTTATACCGGCCACTTAGCCTTTTTgagggttgttgttgttgtagaaaTGCTCTTTCTTCAGGGACGAACAGCTCTGAGGGTGAAGAAAGAGGGTGAGtgcagcgtttcacagcagacagGGGCAACTGAAGAGCTCATCTGAAACTATAACAATTAAAGGAAGGAGGTCAATCAACCAGATTTGCACCCAGTTTTAATTTCAGTCATTGCTTGGACTTTATTGTAAAACTGAATGCATTTCTAAGTGGAAAATACAAGTTCCATGCAGTTTTACTAAAACGGCCTGATTAACTGCAGCTTTTATGAGAAAGCTGATGTATTAACGGCAGGCACTTTGGATCGTGTCTAACAGATGTGTAAAGTGACACACATTATATCCATGTTGCGCGATTTCTTCATGGATATGTAATGTCAGGTATACGTATGAGATCTTGCAAAATACTAGGAGTTAATTTGCTCCCTCTGACAATGCGTGCATTGTTTATTATGCATCTGTTCTTTATATGTTTGAAAAGGAATTGCAaacagagacgctgctgtcaTTGTGGTGAGAGGCAGTTCCTCAACTGGCTCGCTGTGACTTTTGTTTGCGAACttcttttaaaatacattttctcaaaaccatTATTTCAATAGTTTAGTGTCGCTTAGCGTAATTTGCTCACAAAACACGTGCAGAATAAAGTTCAGTCTATTACGATCTTAGCAAATTATACCAGGTGTCATTTACAGCCAGTCAGTTAACTCTTTACAATATAACTCACATACATTGTGAAATAATCCATTACAATGTGGCCCTCTGACTATCACCATGATCAAAGTTGTCCAACACTGTTTTATACCCACAGTCTCTCATCTTATCTCttctgttgcttgttttttgagTTTACATACCATTTATTATATCAGGTAGTTAATTTATATTACAGAATCCGGGATGTATGTTTCAATATTGAAACACGGTTTGGACTGAACGCCAACCTTTCTTAAATACTTAGAGTTTAGTTAGAAATTGCTGTCATCGTTCACATTTCGGCTTGAAACCACCGTGGTGCTCAGACGTTTGTAATTGCTGTAACTTCCTGGGCAATGTTGTTtgaagagataattatggactCTGATAACGAGGGAAAAAGGGCTTGGCTACATCCTACAGAGTACTTCTTTTCACTTAGCAGTCCTCCCCCTCCGCGAAAGCAGTTATTGAAGACTGCACCACGCAATTATCTCAGTATCTGTCTCCTTTAGTGTGAAGTCAAGTTTCAGCCTCCACTCTTTAATTGACAAATGGATCATAATTGGATGGAAGATGTTTTGAGTGTCACCTTAAATCCGGGATTGTGGAAATTTCCATCTCTTTTGAGGAAAGGAGGTACGTGTGTCTGGATTGCGGCCGTGTGGGAGGCAGTGGCAGAAGTGGAGCAGTAAATAAATCACATTCACAGCTGTCACGTCTGCGAGTGCTGTGAGGTTAAGAGTAGCTAACTTACGGGGACACTTAGGGAAAAGATTTCTCTGTGataaagtgtttttgtgtgcatgttttcttAGTTGATGTAGTTTATCTTGCCTGTATCAGATGAAGTTCactatttttttccagtttggcAGATATTTGATTCAGACTTTTATCTTCAAACTGTCTTAACGTAATATTTTGGTCTTTCTCAGGCTCCCGCGATGCCGCACGCCTGTCGTGTTCGTCGCCGTTCACCAGGAGTCCAGTGGCGTCGGCTCCGGGGTCTCCGCACCCGCCTACCGTCAGCAGCTCCGGCAGCCAACCGCCTCCTCTCCCCGAGAAGAAGATGGTCAACCGTACCGTCTCGGCTCCCGACAGCGCCAACGGGAAGCCATTCGCCCGGGGCTACCCGCGCCTCCCGTTCACCGGCTCGGAGAGCAATGTGTGTCGCTCCACCGAcgccagctcctggtccagctTACCGTCCAGCCCCGTTGATCCGCGGCCCATCTTCTCCTCCAACGAGTCCCTGGAGCGCTGCCACGCCCCGCTAGGCCGGTCTTCCAGGTCCCGGACTTTGGATGAACCCCTCAAGACTCACGGGCGGCTGGGGGTACACTGCCGAAGCAGCATCACgtgctcctcctccccccagctCAGTGCCCCTTTCTCAGCCTCGGAACCGGGCTTAGCCCCCAATCTGGGGTCAAGCTTGCAACTCCAGACCCTCCTGAGTAACATTGACAGCAGAGAGGGGGTCTACTCCAAGCTGGGCGGCCTGTATGCGGAGTCTCTCCGGCGCTTGGCTCTAAAATGCGAGGATCACTTCACCCGCTCCCAGAAGAACCCGCTCCGGTTCGAGGAGAGCAACTGGTCCCTGTTCAGGCTCACGTCCAACAAGCCCAGCTGCAACGCCGGGGACGCCGTTTACTACTCTGCTGCCTGCGCCTCAGACCCCAGCAACTCCTACGCTGTCAAGGTAATGCTTCGATTCTTAGATGCTTAGGTTTGTGCAAATAATCCAAGCAATCTCAAAGTGGTCGGTTTGTTGTATTCCACTGTAATCAGTCTAAAGTTATTGTTTTCCCACCATAAGCAAACACATATTTTCCTACATGATAGAAAAAAAAGGTCtacttttggtatgcagttttaactttctgcctctgtctacttaacaacaacaaaaacagataaTCATATATAATATTGTGTTCAAACATTAAATGGCGATGGTGAGTCTCAGCAGGAATCAAGTCGTCCTCAGTCCAGCTCTCACAACTTGCTATTGTGTATTAGTTGCAGTAGTATCTATCATTGTTTTGACTGTAAGCAGACTACACACTACTCACTGCACCTTCTTGTGGTTTCATATGGTATTACAAGACTGATTAGTTTAGGCTGGGTGCTTGGATTGGTGACTATAGTGAATATCTCTACACAGTACAGTGTCTGTactgaaaaaacacacttttttttcattaatttaattttttatagAAATGTTAATTGCAAGCAACAGAAATATTGTAATCCTGAGCAGTAATTCATAGTTTATATTACTATTAAATCTTTCAAGTTTAACATTAATCAGATATTTACAAAGACGGAAAGCGCTGCTACTGATGTCTTCAtgaaatgaatatttcatgGAAAGAATATTTTTGCGCGGCAGCAGTCTGTACTCACACTGTCTTGCGGAGCTGGagttgtgtgtgtctctccgcAGAGAAGTGTTCAAATATTTAATCTCTCCGAGGTTGTCAGCCTCCAACCAAAGTGCACCTCAGTTTCGACTACCTGTGCTGTGCTCCAGGCTACATTTTGTCAAGTGGGTGTTGTAAATGGATCTTTTGTACCAGTTTGAAGATGGAACAAGGAGATTAAAATCGGGCGGCGTTCTCATTTGTTCTCAGTAAACTCAGATGTTTAACGTACACAACCAGGAAGCAGGGTGTGGATTCAGTCTCCCTGATCTTTGTCCTAAATACATTAGGACCATACAAGGCAGCgactgtgtgcgtgtgagtctttttgtctgcgtgtgtgtgtgtgcccacacTCTTGCTCAATATCTCAAGGCCCGATTAATCTTTGCATTCCAGGCAGGATTTGTTTGCGGACCAGCCCGTCTCGTCACGGCCAAacacaccccaaaaaaaaacagagatcaTCCAAAATTATTTCTGACAATCATAATctgaaatcagcttttttttagTCTGACTCGGTGTTAGCGTGTTACAGTTGTGTTAACCTGAGCCTGAAACTTGTGAAAGTGGGTTTTCAACCTAGTTAATCGCCCAGAAGCGATTATAATAATAAATCTGATCCCCACGCTCAATAAGAACATTACCGAACCCTTCTTTGGATAGAATTCCATTTATTTCAGACCTAAATACCGAACTTTATACAGAAAAGTTCCTATTTTATTACCTTTGGCACATGGGGAACGAGAGATActgagctgctgtttcagcTTACAGTCCTGGAACCAACCTGCCAATTTGTGTCCTAAAAACTCCCTTTTCAAGAAGCTCTCAGCTGAGAAAAGAGTTCCAACCCGCATCAAAGACACTGATTTCACTTGAATGAGAGCAATGACTGAATTGGCACTGGCCTTGGATCTTAACTAACAAGCATTcctttcttgtgtttcttggcTCCACTTCCTTCCCATCCCTGGAattccccccccaccctcacctctctctctctcattctgctTCATCCTTTTCTACACCCCCCCCCTTCTTTGTGTGCACACTTTTCCAGATCTGCAAGAGTCCGTCCACAGAGACCAAGCAGGGCCATCTGTATGGCCTGTCGGTGCAGCAGAGCATGCCTCCTCACTTCAACCTCCAGCAGGACTGCGGCCACTTCCTCGCCTGCGTCCCCCAGAGCATGCTGCCTTCCGACGAAGTCAACCCCCCCTCCGCGCCCGCCCCGTCCACGCCTCAGCCCTCCGCGCAGGGCCAGCAGGCGGAGCGGGAGCGGGTGGTGGTCATCACCCCGGAGATCCCCCACCAGACGGCGGCCGACTTCGTCCGGGAGTGGGAGGGCTTCCACAAAGCCCAGCCGGAGGTGTACGAGCGCCGCgtgtgcttcctgctgctgcagctctgcaacgGCCTGGAGCACCTGAAGGAGCACGGCGTGACGCACCGGGACCTCTGCCtggagaacctgctgctggtgcCTCACCAGCGCCGGTCGTCCCAGTTCAGCCACCAGGCCGCCGCCGACGGCGTCTCCAACGGCAACGGGCCGGACGTTCAGCGCCACCTCCCCCGGCTCCTCATCAGCAACTTCGCCAAGGCCAAGCGGCGCTCCTCCGAGGACGCCGCCTCCACCAACGTGGACCCGCGCGTCAAGCGCGACCACGCCAGGCTGGCGCCCGAGATCGTCTCGGCCGCCCAGTACCGCAAATTCGACGAGTTCCAGACCGGCATCCTGATCTACGAGCTCCTCCACCAGCCCAACCCGTTCGAGGTGAGCCCGGCGCTGAAGGAGCAGGACTACCGGTGCGAGGACCTGCCGGCCGTGCCCGCCGTCTCCCTCTACTCCGTGGGCCTCCAGAAGCTggcccagctcctcctccagcccgaCCCCATCAAGCGCATCCACATCCAGGAGGCCAAGCGCGTCCTGCAGAGCCTGCTGTGGGGTCCCAGGAGGGACCTGATGGAGCAGCAGTGGGAGCGGCACGGGCAGGCGGGCGGCTTCGCGGACGGCTCGCGGCACGAGGGCCTCCTCAACTGGCTGGACGTGAAGCGAGCCCTGCTGATGATGAAGTTCGCCGAGCGGTCGCTGGAGCCCGAGAGGAACGCCGAGCTGGAGGACTGGCTGTGCTGCCAGTACTTCTCCTCGGCTCATCCCCTGTCGCTCTGCCACACCGCCGAGCTGCTCTACTCGCTGAAGTGACGCCTCAccttacagaaaaacaaactgtgtggATTTGTGTGTATGCACAACGACCAACGGTGTTAAAGCTACTCTTTGAGACGCTATGGACGGGGCCCCGAAATGTGCGAAAACAACCGCCCAAGAAAACTGTGAACTCGCCCACCTGTCTGCGCCACTTCTACATGCATGAGAGCCGTTTGTTGAGTCAGCTGTCCACTTTGTACCGTACACTTCTACACCATCGGCGTCACGCTGCAGGCCGTCAACAAGAGGAAGTGGCCTCTGAAAACTGTCACTGAAATATGGACCGAATGACAATATTTCACACCtaatcactttattttttaacaagCGATGCTAATGAGAACGTCCCATAAAAGGAGAATCGTGAACATGACTCATGTTTGTAATACACTTACCAAAGTCCCATGGTTGACACTGTATTACACGTACTTTATAAGTATCAGTGGAAGCATTTTCATGCTCTGAGGACAAATAATCCATAACCCTTCTGCGTGTTGATGCTGTGTCGTATCTGAATGTGCAGCTAACTCTGTCTCGGTGTGTACGGCTCACTGGTCACGGGCACATCGTCCTGTGCTGTATACTGTGTGAACAGGCTTCAACTTCATCTGCAGaatagctctttttttttgttttctttctgtggatCCTGGTTTACTAGTTGGAGTGATCAAGGCCGATCTTTCAGAAGTGTGTTAAATTGgccaaaaaaacatgtttcggAAATGGCTTCTACTGAATGGACGATTCCCGGTTTTCCACGATAATTACTTTAAGCATATATATTTAAGTCTTTTGACATTCGTCGCAGTgccttttggttttttttttgtacatgttACCGTGACTCAAGCCAAATGTAAATATTACTCATTCGTCCTTTGTGAAACTGGCCTTTCACAGAATGTTTTAGCAACATCTTTGTACAGTGATTTGTAGATGATATGAGAGAAAATGAGCCCAAGCAGGTCTTAAAAAGCCATGAATATGAGGAggaattaaaaatatttatattgtaATTTGTTATCCTGTAGTAGTCACtggaagttttcagtttttttatttcaatatgtGGATTATTacggttttttttcttctttatttgccACAGCAGTTGCTGggtctctctttctttttcttttgtgggcTGCAGAGAGAACGCTTCAGGTTCTGAAGTTTTTATCCCCAATAAATAATTTGCTACTAAAAGTCCAGAGAGGCAAAAATGTTAACAGCCTGCAGAGTGCAGGTTTTTCTCCATGACTGACTGGAGCCGAGAGACAGCATGGCCTGAACTCATAACTAATGCGGTTTTGATCTGAACTACTTTATGTGTGCCTCACTTATTTGCATCCATCAATAAACTGTGCATATATTTTTCTCACAGTGGGAACCGATgtcttgatttttatttatttatttttttgtgtgcgtgtgtgtgtgttgcagtgacGAGTGTCTTCATTAGATGCAATGAGAACGGCACTGCGGTCGACCAAATAGCATCTGACATTTCAAGTTTTGCAAAATGAATGAGCTCGGAAGGCAAATAAACTCTCCCGGTTATAATTAAGTGAACTCGTGCAGTTTGGAGACGGAGAGAATCTAAACGGACATTAAACCAATGGGgcgggaaagaaaaaaaaaaaaaaaaaaagctggtaaACTCCGCCCGGCTAATGTGAAAACATGAGATTTTGTGGTGTACACAAAGTGCACTGCACCAGTCAACACAACAAGTTGGTCGTGTTGTGGAATCTCAATTAGAGTTTGGAGCCTCGGGCCAAAACAGACCCcagactccccccccccaaccccttGCCCTCaacccaccccgcccccccactcCCACCCTGCCATACAGCTTTCTGCTTCACATCACTTCTTCAAAACCGCCGGCAGCTCCCTTGTCATAGGTGGAACTATGTTGCTATGGTGTTTTGACCAATGGAATGGCATTTCCAGGAAGGCAGTCagccctctgtctccctctctctctctctcacacacacactctcgcacacaaacacacacactcaccaagTGAAGAAGCCTGTGGAGCAAGAATCCAAataacgcccccccccccccttcttagCAACAGCAAGGCCTCTTCTTTGTTTGTCCAGCGGACGCCGGTCAGGAGGCTGCATACTTTACGTGGAGGAATATCCAGTCTGGCAGACTGTAACACAAAAGGACAAGAATGCAAAAGCAAACATGCCGCATGCTGGGATAAAATAGCACCGGACAAAATATAGATCCTGTTTAATTAAGTTTACAGTTGAAATAAAGTTTCATGTTGGTTTTCTCCTTTTATCGCTGCTCATATTGATGGATGTACAGACACTGATTTAAGGATTTCTGTACACAGTCAGGCATACGTGCAAGCTAAAGcttcatttaattaaaataagtCAATTAAATGGCTCTTAGAATGGCTCTGTGAATGTTTAACGTTTTTATCTGAAAGAGAGGGGACGATCCCCCTCAAAGAGATGAAACCTCCCAACTCTTAACAACTGGGAGGATGAAAGCGTTACTCTTCTTGTGCTAGTAAGAgaattttaattaaatgataGGTCTTTGCATGTAGTCTGTAACTGCTGTCACACTTTCAACCACTTGTGTGTGGTTTAATGGAATAATTAAAACGTCCCCCCTCCGTTTACTTCAATTCATTATGTTATGAATCCCAAATGTATCAGGATTGTGGTAAAACCTGGAGCGCTCCCTCCACAGCTTTTAACCTCTCATCCCACTCACGGTTTAGCTTCTGCTTGTTGGACCGAAAGGAAAGTTTTCATGGCAAACTTTCCATTTAGTTAAAATACAGCCGGCGGCTCATTGAgtgcttcagctcagctccatCAGTTAGACATTGTTTTTCCATAAAATGTTCCTCGTTAatacaggaaggaggaggaatgtACAATATGTGGCGCCCAGCACACACAGCTTGTTAGTCAGTCCTCTCCGACACATAGCCAGAAGCCATGAAGCTGCACCACATCCAGACTGCGTCCGTCATAGAGGACATTTTGACAGGTGAGAGAAGGGAAAGCCCAATTATGAAGAGGGAATTGAATGGTGGTTGAATTCCATTTTCTTGCTTTAGTGTGTAAGGTGCCGCTACCGGATGAAGGCTCTCATTCTCAAGATGTAGAAACTGGAAGGACTTCCCTCCGAGCCGGCCGTTTTCCGCCCGGCCTTCTGCGCAGGTCTTTATTATTGCGCTCCGTCCCACTTGCACATGCTGTTTTTGCTGTTCCGCAACAATGAGGTCCATAAATCTTTAATAAAACAGAAGGCAGGCCCCACCACGGGCCAAAGTGACAGAGAAATCAATAACCCATGGCATGAAGTGGGGCATGACAGAGACAACGGGAAGCACAGCAAGTCACAGCTTCATCAAGGCCCGTTTGTACCGTCTGCAGGGTTTGAGATTAGGTTTGGATTAAAGCTCATTTAAGGGTTATTGTATAAGAAGGTCCAGGTTTTACatggtaaaacatgaaaatgtgttatttttcttaCATCTAAGAGAGATGGAGTCATTGATGTGAATGCATTAAGTGCTTTTTCGTAATCAATATCTGCTTTTACAGGAAACACAGATCCAGaccagtgattttttttttttttaaacgctcAGCTGGATATAACACTTTgagtaacactttacttgaagcaaccggtataacacattatgaGTACAtttaaagcattataatgccactATAGcttgtgtagctatagttataaacactcctaAATGaccacaatgccaggacctaaccctaaccctaaccctgtgctgtatagtgggtcataaagcactgtgatcatttatgagtgtttataactacgttacttaaaatgtgttataccgggtgcttcaagtaaagtgttaccacaCTTTGTTTTCATTAAGTTCCTGTTTTATGCTGTTTCAGTGCTTCAATAATGTTATTTTCTATTTAGATGAAAGTCAAATCATGCCACCAACTTGACATGTTCGAGCAGGAGCCACAGGTCAGTGCAGTGGAGAGAACTGTCAGCAAGAACAGCCCCGGTTCGAGTCTGGTCTTGGacattttcagggtttttgAGGTTAACTGATGACTTCAGATTACTGACTTCAGCCAGTCAGTTAATTCAAGCACCCAGAGAACATGTACTTCATTTTACTGATAAAAGCCTGGAAAgtacttggtttttttttttaattctaatttGTACCGAATAAAGCTAAAAATAAGCTCAGTGACCCAATACTGGCTGAGATTGCTCATTGTGGAGGCAACAGGTGGAGTCAGTTCATGTGTCAataagtgaaagaaaaaaacatttaaatcaatagTGATGTGGTATGATGAATAACTTGAATGCTAGAGAGGGAAAGATCGCTCACTTAATGTTCTAATATATGCTGTTAGGTTTAAATACTTACTTTAGAAACAATTACTAAGTTGATCTGAAATCAGGCTTAGTTATTCAAGTGCAGCACTTCTTCTTCAACAGGAATAgtaattctatttattttttcgTAAATGTAGAAACAGGCACTGAGGAAACCCTTATAAGATTTCTGAGTTAGTTATTTTCCAACAACAGGGCCTGGATATCTGTTGGCAttctgccatctagtggccaaaAGAAGTTTCACGTTTTATGTTAGTAAAAGATTTATCAACTCTACATACTGAAAAAATCTAAAGCCAAATCTCttccacattcatttttaactcTCAAGTAAACAAAACAATTGTTGCCAAGATAcatattaaaaatgtttaagaGGTGACGAACTGGTTTTGAAATCTTGAGTGTTTGGATGCCACGAATTCACACGCacgcaaacaaaacaaatgaagtgtCAAACTTTATTGTCAGATCAACACAAAGCACagcattaaaatatttcaatacTGTAATGACATccactcactgtctgaaaagagtgaacaaaaaaaaaagatgcaatcaAGCACTTTTGGTTTAACATCATGCTCAGAATTGAAGTCAGCCGTACTACTTTGTTTGATCACGAAAAAGATTTCCCCTTTTAAATGACGAACCATCACTGCCAGGAAGTTAAAACTTTATCCATGCCAAAGCCCAAGCAGACGCAGGTGAGCGGCGATCGACAGAACCTGGAGTTAAGTGATACTGAACAATGAACTCGATTATTCCATTAAGTGGTCAACAGAGTGTTTCGGATGAGTTGTTAGTTAAGCAGCCTGCGTTGAAGCAGAGGAGCACCAGGTCCTCGGACAGGACGCTGGAGAGATCAGCCCgggcgggagggagggacgggAGAGGCAACAGACGGGAGGAGGggaaaggggggagggggggctgatTTCGAGGCTTTGTGTTCATTTCTTCTTGGGTTTGGCCTCCAGGGGTTGGCCAATATCCTTCCCACGCAGTTTCAGccctgtgtgaaaacacacgtGAAAACACACGTGAATCCACATTCAGCTCTTTTAAATTGGTCATTTATCGGAGGAGAAACGGGGAACCGGTCTTCTCACCAATCGCTCTCTCAATTTTCCCCATGACCTGGTTGTTGGGAATCGCTCGGCCACACTCGTAGTCAGCAATGATTTGAGGCTTCTCATTAATTTTCTGCAGGAAAGGGGTCGacataacacaacacacaatGACACAATTTATCATTTTGTTTCAATGATCGATCATGAAAACTTACTGTAGCTACAACACGGAATGAAAAAACCAACACCGAGAGTggctgaactgaatgaaataaagacCTATTTAAAGAGCAGCAAATAATATGCAGGGAAATGTTTTACAATTATTAGAGTTAAATGGTTCACCCTCAACAAAAATATCATGTACTATAAGAGTTAATGGCAACGATTGCCCAGTTAGACTTTAATGATATATTTAAGCCGATTATTTCTGTTAATCCATTTTTAATTCAACAATTCGGATTACTCTGTAAACATCTTTGATATTCTCAATGAAGGAACACAGTTAGAAAATAAGGCAAACGTTTGAATAAAACTCGGGAATGGATTTTCCTAAATTGATGATTGAAGGAGTCAGAAACAGAGTCAACAAATCCCTGATTTCACGAATTCCTCTCCTCAGGTTTCTTAAACTAGACAATATTTTAACAAACCAGAGTCTCACTGCTGAAGTGCTACAGTCCGTGTACTCACAGTGGCCAGGTCTTTCTGGGTGAGGCCTTTCTCCTGTCTGCCTTGCTGGATGACCTTGCCGACCTCCAGGGGAACCCTCTCGTGATGAAGCTCCTCCGTCTCTCGGTCCAGTTTGGCGGTATTTTTTGTCACCACATGTTGCTTGTTCTGCCCCGCAGACCCTGCGTGACAAACAGTGAACATTAGTCTTATATTTGTAACAATACTGCAGTTACTTTCAGTTCATATTATGTGGCATGGAATACAACACGGTCTTTACAAAAGATGACATAACAGCCATAAGTTTACATTTCTTGGTTGTCTCGACGTCTTCTCCACGTCTCTGTGCAGCAGTGATAGCCTGGGAAAGAGAaggacacaaacacatcaataaaaatacaaaaaacacagacaacGCCCAGTTTTATTAACAGTGAATTACATTATGACCTGGTTTGTCACACCCTGACCAGC is from Salarias fasciatus chromosome 7 unlocalized genomic scaffold, fSalaFa1.1 super_scaffold_4, whole genome shotgun sequence and encodes:
- the prag1 gene encoding inactive tyrosine-protein kinase PRAG1, which gives rise to MSACSDFAEHVWKPGSCKNCFHPLSAHKTLSDGSAPAACLKGSLGGDEEAGVTAPSLYSKPTIAVKPTMISVDTNDSTDINMNIEQENAKSPADRLALKKLLDLSPLYIDSNGCSKTLRETVLQSPDAKTDYNNCFSVAPLSPTVLPKESMIISSIFVTQEDGRGLQNLKINANVDSCKQQASVAAIKTKSTYNGNGVATRANYPESHLASVEIPLSVDIAPSSPAKVYSNGVNTGSMTVTTKTSSTSTASYTSVISVETTTLTSPTSPKSVPVLSKQNSLSDSSCSYRSSTDSLHGPEGSGGRGERSGSPQSPPAIGSPKSTPSSPDGQTNSEPIYAESTKKKRRPQENGQQSQPESPSQTQQSPSSEQEPSGDSQRATITVMAAHTEDTNKTFYLSSPDSAVSTQCHFSPAARKDPSSPAFRWPSPSHSSPSLATEAFLTPTVHTKPQSSPPIPPKRSSRSPKLGTSSLSPSMSSPVPLPDLPRLGASSLSPSLSSPVPLPELPMLFLVSAREGHFKVPTENHGAPSERWHKQHHHSSGWNCRIEEEEEEEERERKEMEKKKKLAASSGTTSRATGPVNGAAVWKEARDWKAHSSPPLMTEPGTAPSASPNNGACQGETEGTSAEEEGKHIGSMPAKQPLHGGSSELLAAGKGAANNEPNPPPPPPKKLHRVSGKMSGSNMELDRCSQQGSAWSPTSSLRGLSSSSLPTASTDNLTADAGSRDAARLSCSSPFTRSPVASAPGSPHPPTVSSSGSQPPPLPEKKMVNRTVSAPDSANGKPFARGYPRLPFTGSESNVCRSTDASSWSSLPSSPVDPRPIFSSNESLERCHAPLGRSSRSRTLDEPLKTHGRLGVHCRSSITCSSSPQLSAPFSASEPGLAPNLGSSLQLQTLLSNIDSREGVYSKLGGLYAESLRRLALKCEDHFTRSQKNPLRFEESNWSLFRLTSNKPSCNAGDAVYYSAACASDPSNSYAVKICKSPSTETKQGHLYGLSVQQSMPPHFNLQQDCGHFLACVPQSMLPSDEVNPPSAPAPSTPQPSAQGQQAERERVVVITPEIPHQTAADFVREWEGFHKAQPEVYERRVCFLLLQLCNGLEHLKEHGVTHRDLCLENLLLVPHQRRSSQFSHQAAADGVSNGNGPDVQRHLPRLLISNFAKAKRRSSEDAASTNVDPRVKRDHARLAPEIVSAAQYRKFDEFQTGILIYELLHQPNPFEVSPALKEQDYRCEDLPAVPAVSLYSVGLQKLAQLLLQPDPIKRIHIQEAKRVLQSLLWGPRRDLMEQQWERHGQAGGFADGSRHEGLLNWLDVKRALLMMKFAERSLEPERNAELEDWLCCQYFSSAHPLSLCHTAELLYSLK
- the edf1 gene encoding endothelial differentiation-related factor 1 homolog is translated as MAESDWDTVTVLRKKGPTAAQAKSKQAITAAQRRGEDVETTKKWSAGQNKQHVVTKNTAKLDRETEELHHERVPLEVGKVIQQGRQEKGLTQKDLATKINEKPQIIADYECGRAIPNNQVMGKIERAIGLKLRGKDIGQPLEAKPKKK